A single genomic interval of Arthrobacter sp. NicSoilB8 harbors:
- a CDS encoding transglutaminase family protein, which translates to MERAVAARLAFKTVAETKVALAVAVARNPGYGSLQESLSVTADGGDVPLTELSDHHGGRFHYMEFAEPTEVLVEYSASVSGLARPEEPGLMELIRYVRPSRYAESDRLLPTAYAEFGGLQGEELLHAVRNWVFSELRYVSGSSRGTDGAVETLLHRRGVCRDFAHLAIALLRSKNVPARLAAVYAPGLAPMDFHAVAEAHINGAWHVIDPTGLAPRESMLRITAGRDSSDTAFLSTVGGSLSLKEISVTAVVDELPVEDPAKLVAIQ; encoded by the coding sequence ATGGAACGCGCCGTAGCCGCCCGCCTGGCCTTCAAGACCGTTGCCGAGACCAAGGTGGCGCTCGCCGTGGCCGTGGCCCGGAACCCCGGTTACGGTTCACTGCAGGAGTCGCTCTCGGTGACGGCGGACGGCGGGGACGTGCCGCTGACCGAGCTCTCGGACCACCACGGAGGGCGCTTCCATTACATGGAATTCGCCGAACCCACCGAAGTGCTGGTGGAGTACTCCGCCAGCGTCAGCGGCTTGGCCCGGCCCGAGGAACCAGGGCTCATGGAACTCATCCGCTATGTGCGGCCCAGCCGCTACGCGGAGTCGGACCGGCTGCTGCCGACAGCCTATGCCGAATTCGGCGGGCTGCAGGGCGAGGAGCTGCTCCACGCCGTGCGCAACTGGGTCTTCAGCGAACTCCGCTACGTCAGCGGATCCTCACGGGGGACCGATGGAGCCGTCGAGACGCTGTTGCACCGCCGCGGGGTCTGCCGGGACTTCGCCCACCTTGCCATTGCCCTGCTGCGGTCCAAGAACGTCCCGGCCCGGCTGGCTGCCGTGTATGCCCCGGGCCTGGCCCCGATGGACTTCCACGCGGTGGCCGAAGCACACATCAACGGCGCCTGGCACGTCATCGACCCCACGGGGCTGGCACCGCGGGAGAGCATGCTGCGGATCACGGCCGGGCGTGATTCCTCGGACACCGCATTCCTGTCCACCGTGGGCGGCAGCCTGTCCCTGAAG
- a CDS encoding M20/M25/M40 family metallo-hydrolase: MRNPLQDTTAGAAHDETHHETHDKTADNATAGETATSAADGPGSAGRAAASLAELVTYRTVSCRLENAGEGAGQQNATELAGFEAFIAALPRLYPAVHEALDLERVNGQALLYRWPGTDPGAGARASVLMAHYDVVPAGDPGEWTHEPFSGHNDGTFLWGRGTLDDKGQLVAILEAAESLLRAGYAPAHDLYFSFGNNEETAGDSAAAAADLLGARGVTPWLVLDEGGAVAGGAFPGVSRPAAVVGVAEKGILDVELLTRDPGGHASTPPRMGATARLARAITRIERSPFPQSLPDVTAEMLRRFGPHSPAPLRAAFANAALLRRPITWLFGRLGSETNAMTRTTVAITTLEGSAGANVLAATAKANANIRIAVGESVEGTVARLRKIIRDPQVELRVVEGNDPSPVSPSSGAPWELLADCIGQVFPEAIITPYIMMGGTDSRRFTGICGAVYRFAPFFMDVPARGSIHGVDEKIALETLGHGVRFYETLMREL, encoded by the coding sequence ATGCGCAACCCCCTGCAGGACACCACCGCCGGCGCCGCCCATGACGAGACCCATCACGAGACCCACGACAAGACCGCCGACAACGCCACCGCCGGCGAGACCGCCACATCCGCCGCAGACGGCCCCGGCAGTGCGGGACGTGCGGCGGCCTCGCTGGCGGAGCTCGTGACGTATCGGACCGTGTCCTGCCGCCTGGAGAACGCCGGGGAGGGCGCGGGGCAGCAGAACGCGACGGAGCTGGCCGGGTTCGAGGCCTTCATCGCGGCACTGCCGAGGCTGTACCCGGCGGTCCATGAGGCACTGGACCTGGAGCGCGTCAACGGCCAGGCTCTGCTGTACCGCTGGCCCGGTACGGACCCGGGGGCCGGGGCGCGCGCGTCGGTACTGATGGCGCACTACGACGTCGTCCCGGCGGGAGACCCCGGGGAGTGGACGCACGAGCCGTTCTCCGGCCACAACGACGGCACCTTCCTTTGGGGCCGCGGGACGCTGGATGACAAGGGTCAGCTCGTGGCCATCCTGGAGGCCGCCGAGAGCCTGCTCCGGGCGGGCTACGCGCCGGCGCATGACCTCTACTTCTCCTTCGGTAACAACGAGGAGACGGCCGGCGACAGCGCGGCAGCCGCCGCGGACCTGCTGGGCGCGCGCGGCGTGACGCCCTGGCTCGTGCTGGATGAGGGAGGCGCAGTCGCCGGCGGCGCCTTTCCCGGGGTAAGCCGGCCGGCCGCCGTCGTCGGGGTGGCCGAAAAGGGGATCCTCGACGTCGAGCTGCTGACCCGGGACCCGGGCGGGCATGCCTCCACGCCGCCGCGGATGGGAGCCACGGCACGGCTGGCGCGCGCCATTACACGGATCGAGCGCAGCCCGTTCCCGCAGTCGCTGCCGGACGTGACCGCGGAGATGCTGCGCCGGTTCGGCCCGCATTCGCCGGCGCCGCTACGGGCCGCGTTCGCCAATGCGGCGCTGCTCCGGAGGCCGATCACCTGGTTGTTCGGCCGGCTCGGCAGCGAGACCAACGCCATGACCCGCACCACGGTCGCCATCACCACGCTCGAAGGCAGCGCCGGGGCGAACGTCCTCGCCGCCACGGCCAAGGCGAACGCCAACATCAGGATCGCGGTGGGGGAGAGCGTCGAGGGAACCGTGGCACGGCTGCGGAAGATCATCCGCGACCCGCAAGTGGAACTGCGGGTCGTGGAGGGCAACGACCCCTCGCCTGTGTCCCCGTCATCCGGAGCCCCGTGGGAACTGCTGGCGGACTGCATCGGCCAGGTCTTCCCCGAAGCGATCATCACCCCGTACATCATGATGGGCGGCACCGACTCCCGCCGCTTCACCGGGATCTGCGGCGCCGTGTACCGCTTCGCACCGTTTTTCATGGATGTCCCGGCGCGCGGCTCTATCCACGGCGTTGACGAGAAGATTGCGCTGGAGACGCTGGGCCACGGCGTCCGCTTCTACGAAACGCTGATGCGGGAGCTCTGA
- a CDS encoding DUF1684 domain-containing protein, whose amino-acid sequence MAEQHFDASHFGEQGDVAGMSALDIADWRLRTFALYATTRKIAADSPAEAHSYWRHERDRMFGTHPASALTAEAKASFDGLKTADYDPIYRFYVPLTLEGAGREMNVETGTDGLVRFVRLGTFDLPEMGQLAVWKLRGYGGGIFVPFRDATAGQPGGSYGAGRYLLDTIKGAFHGVRGSGPNAEFVLDFNFAYNPSCAYNEAWACPLAGPANRLAVDIPVGELY is encoded by the coding sequence ATGGCCGAACAGCACTTTGACGCATCGCATTTTGGGGAGCAGGGCGACGTGGCAGGCATGTCGGCGCTCGATATCGCGGACTGGCGGCTGCGGACCTTTGCCCTCTACGCCACCACGCGCAAGATTGCCGCCGACAGCCCGGCGGAAGCCCACTCCTATTGGCGCCACGAGCGGGACCGCATGTTCGGCACCCACCCGGCCTCGGCGCTGACCGCGGAGGCCAAGGCCAGCTTCGACGGCCTGAAGACCGCGGACTACGATCCGATCTACCGCTTCTACGTGCCGCTGACCCTCGAGGGTGCCGGCCGCGAGATGAATGTTGAGACCGGCACTGACGGTCTGGTCCGGTTCGTCCGGCTGGGAACCTTCGACCTGCCCGAGATGGGGCAGCTCGCGGTCTGGAAGCTCAGGGGCTACGGCGGCGGCATTTTCGTGCCGTTCCGCGACGCCACCGCCGGCCAGCCCGGCGGCAGCTACGGCGCGGGTCGCTACCTGCTGGACACGATCAAGGGGGCGTTCCACGGTGTGCGGGGCTCCGGGCCCAACGCCGAATTCGTCCTGGACTTCAATTTCGCCTACAACCCCTCCTGCGCCTACAACGAAGCGTGGGCCTGTCCGCTTGCGGGTCCGGCGAACCGGCTGGCCGTCGACATCCCCGTGGGCGAGCTGTACTGA
- a CDS encoding GtrA family protein translates to MESELTQQAPAPAVVRTPSLRRRRGILRYPVVRQLIRFTGVGIVCTLTSLALYALSRPWLGPQPANAAALILTSFMNTALNRRLTFKITERRRMKRDHLNGLIVILVALLITGGSLAILHWLRPEATVADELWTTTLSGFAATAVRFTMLRHWIFRRARHR, encoded by the coding sequence ATGGAGTCCGAGCTCACACAGCAGGCCCCTGCCCCCGCCGTCGTCCGCACGCCGAGCCTCCGGCGGCGCCGCGGAATCCTCCGCTACCCCGTGGTACGGCAGCTCATCCGGTTCACCGGCGTGGGCATTGTCTGCACCCTGACATCCCTGGCCCTGTACGCCCTGTCCCGGCCGTGGCTCGGGCCCCAGCCTGCCAACGCCGCGGCCCTGATCCTGACATCCTTCATGAACACCGCCCTCAACCGGCGCCTGACGTTCAAGATCACCGAACGCCGCCGGATGAAGCGCGACCACCTCAACGGCCTGATCGTGATCCTCGTGGCGCTGCTCATCACCGGCGGCAGCCTGGCAATCCTGCACTGGCTCCGGCCCGAGGCAACAGTGGCTGACGAGCTCTGGACCACTACCCTCTCCGGCTTTGCTGCCACCGCAGTACGCTTCACGATGCTGCGGCACTGGATCTTCCGCCGCGCCCGTCACCGCTGA
- a CDS encoding cysteine desulfurase family protein has protein sequence MIFLDAAATTPVRREVLEAMWPYLTGEFGNPSSHHSLGDAAATALAGARAATAKALGCRAGEIVFTSGGTEADNLAIKGIALARRAADPRLDRVAISAVEHPAVEESARYLERVHGFAVDVIPVDRFGQVTEEALAAVLGPGTALVSVMYANNEVGTVQPIARLAALARAQGIPFHTDAVQAAGWLPLDTGALGVDALSISGHKLGAPKGSGALFVRGRIRIEPLVHGGGQERGRRSGTENVAGAVALATALTLARETASLPASVPAPDPASNPAPDSAPDPARRVAALRDGFIAAVLAGVPGAVLTGHPTERLPSVASFCFPGTSGESVLLELERQGVVCSSGSACAAGSDAPSPVLLALGIEPEVAQTAVRFSFDSTITAAELQEAAAAVRTAVAGVRALRPN, from the coding sequence GTGATCTTCCTGGACGCCGCGGCCACCACCCCGGTCCGCCGCGAAGTGCTCGAGGCCATGTGGCCCTACCTCACGGGCGAGTTCGGCAACCCGTCCAGCCACCACTCCCTCGGGGACGCGGCCGCCACGGCGCTCGCCGGGGCCCGGGCAGCGACGGCCAAGGCCCTGGGCTGCCGGGCCGGGGAAATCGTCTTCACCTCCGGCGGCACCGAAGCGGACAACCTCGCCATCAAAGGCATCGCCCTGGCCAGGCGCGCCGCCGATCCTCGCCTGGACCGGGTGGCGATCAGCGCCGTCGAACATCCCGCGGTGGAGGAATCCGCCAGGTATCTCGAACGCGTCCATGGCTTCGCCGTCGATGTGATCCCGGTGGACCGCTTCGGTCAGGTCACGGAAGAGGCCCTGGCCGCCGTGCTGGGTCCCGGGACAGCGCTGGTCAGCGTCATGTACGCCAACAACGAGGTCGGCACGGTCCAGCCCATCGCCCGGCTCGCAGCACTGGCCCGCGCCCAAGGGATCCCTTTCCACACCGACGCCGTCCAGGCCGCCGGCTGGCTGCCGCTGGACACCGGCGCGCTCGGCGTGGACGCCCTGAGCATTTCCGGCCACAAGCTGGGCGCGCCCAAAGGCAGCGGCGCATTGTTCGTCCGCGGCCGGATCCGGATCGAACCGCTGGTTCACGGCGGCGGCCAGGAACGCGGCCGCCGCTCGGGCACGGAAAACGTCGCCGGGGCCGTGGCGCTGGCGACCGCGCTGACGCTGGCCCGGGAGACGGCATCACTCCCGGCATCAGTCCCGGCACCAGACCCGGCCTCTAACCCTGCACCGGACTCCGCACCGGACCCTGCACGGCGGGTCGCGGCCCTCCGTGACGGGTTCATTGCGGCCGTGCTGGCCGGTGTCCCCGGTGCGGTACTCACCGGCCACCCCACCGAGCGGCTGCCTTCGGTGGCTTCCTTCTGCTTCCCGGGCACCAGCGGCGAGTCCGTGCTGCTGGAACTCGAACGCCAGGGCGTGGTGTGCTCGAGCGGTTCCGCCTGCGCGGCGGGCTCGGATGCGCCCTCGCCCGTGCTGCTGGCCCTGGGCATCGAGCCCGAGGTCGCCCAGACGGCGGTGCGGTTCAGCTTCGACTCGACCATCACGGCAGCGGAGCTGCAGGAGGCGGCGGCCGCGGTCCGTACCGCCGTCGCCGGGGTCCGGGCGCTTCGGCCCAACTAA
- the nadC gene encoding carboxylating nicotinate-nucleotide diphosphorylase codes for MTATAAPETATSRTVTSRTVTSRTAALDGSLPEAAVLAVLRAALQEDAPYGDITSQTLIPAKARATAVLNARVPGVLSGGEVFAAAMKLTDPGAVVELLVRDGETFVAGTALARVTGNARAVLLAERVGLNLVQRMSAIATRTAEYVALVDGTAARITDTRKTTPGLRVLERYAVRCGGGANHRFSLSDAVLAKDNHLAVLTGGDPAKLTAVLRGARAQLGHTTHFEVEVDTMEQIEPVLAAGVDTIMLDNFSLAELAAGVRLVGGRARVEASGNVNLATVADIAATGVDVISIGGLTHSVTALDLGLDIELAVETETGPDTLPDDRQGVEPDVEAGVPADGHPGADPAAG; via the coding sequence ATGACAGCAACCGCTGCCCCGGAAACCGCGACCTCCCGCACCGTGACCTCCCGCACCGTGACCTCCCGCACCGCGGCGCTCGACGGGAGCCTGCCCGAGGCCGCCGTCCTGGCCGTCCTGCGCGCGGCGCTGCAGGAGGACGCCCCGTACGGAGACATCACCTCGCAGACACTTATCCCCGCGAAGGCGCGCGCGACCGCGGTGCTGAACGCCCGCGTGCCCGGCGTGTTGAGCGGCGGGGAGGTGTTCGCCGCGGCGATGAAGCTGACCGACCCGGGCGCCGTCGTCGAACTGCTGGTCCGCGACGGCGAGACCTTTGTCGCCGGAACCGCCTTGGCCCGGGTGACCGGTAACGCCCGCGCGGTGCTGCTGGCCGAACGCGTCGGACTGAACCTGGTCCAGCGGATGAGTGCCATCGCCACCAGGACGGCCGAGTATGTGGCGCTCGTGGACGGCACCGCGGCACGGATCACGGACACGCGGAAGACGACGCCGGGACTGCGGGTCCTCGAACGCTACGCCGTGCGCTGCGGCGGGGGCGCCAACCACCGCTTCAGCCTCTCCGACGCCGTCCTGGCCAAGGACAACCACCTGGCCGTCCTCACCGGGGGCGACCCGGCGAAGCTGACCGCCGTGCTGCGCGGCGCGCGGGCGCAGCTCGGCCATACGACGCACTTCGAGGTGGAAGTGGACACCATGGAACAGATCGAGCCGGTGCTCGCCGCCGGAGTCGACACCATCATGCTGGACAACTTCTCCCTGGCCGAGCTGGCGGCCGGCGTCCGGCTGGTGGGCGGCCGGGCCCGCGTCGAAGCCAGCGGCAACGTCAATCTTGCCACCGTGGCGGACATCGCGGCCACGGGGGTGGATGTCATCTCGATCGGCGGCCTGACACACAGCGTGACGGCCCTGGACCTCGGGCTCGACATCGAACTGGCAGTTGAAACCGAAACCGGGCCCGATACCCTGCCGGACGACAGGCAGGGCGTCGAACCTGATGTTGAGGCCGGAGTTCCCGCCGACGGTCACCCCGGCGCCGATCCGGCGGCCGGCTGA
- a CDS encoding FAD-binding protein: protein MTRRLVIVGSGIAGLYAALLASDAATDSGRDIEVVLLSKGTLEQSNTFYAQGGVSAVLAPKDAAPGDSVAAHVADTLAAGAGLNDAEAVRVLCTEAVRDIAGLARYGVHFDVRPDGGPALGLEAAHSAPRILHAGGDATGACIARGLVAAVLERAVLERTVQGRLRVETTAFVTDLLTAPEAGPEPVALPGTLSQSGLTPPTPARVTGVAYLAGGRPQELAADAVLLATGGAGRLFARTSNPAVATADGLALAWRAGAAVRDLEFFQFHPTTLAAEEIPGGPPALLISEAVRGEGAVLLDSAGYRFMPGYHPDAELAPRDVVSRSIALHLAAAGAAPDSPVYLDARGIEAARGAGFLLRRFPTITAATRAAGYDWTTEPIPVSPAAHYWMGGVCTDLWGRTSVPGLYAAGEVARTGAQGANRLASNSLLEGLVFGRRAVEDFLHAPVPDTAWLTPACGDVHPGSLVLPVAVSPEAGAASAPGAPGASAAPFSRAALGRLMTSAAGVTRTGTELDAAAAQLAQWATDLETADLGNSVRAGRSVWLSQDAHEDRNLLLAARLLVTAARQRTQSVGAHYRADSAVMAGTAGPADTAVLAEAGYAGPAHPNRTAQPAGTAGQSGPASLTSGRRHPAAARSMQRI, encoded by the coding sequence GTGACCAGGCGGCTCGTGATTGTCGGCAGCGGGATAGCCGGGCTCTACGCCGCGCTGCTCGCCTCCGACGCCGCCACCGACAGCGGCCGTGACATCGAGGTGGTCCTGCTCAGCAAGGGGACGCTGGAGCAGAGCAACACGTTCTACGCCCAGGGCGGCGTCTCCGCCGTCCTGGCGCCGAAGGATGCCGCCCCCGGGGACTCCGTGGCGGCCCACGTCGCCGACACCCTCGCTGCCGGCGCCGGGCTGAACGACGCCGAGGCCGTCCGGGTCCTGTGCACGGAGGCCGTCCGGGACATCGCCGGCCTGGCCCGCTACGGCGTGCACTTCGACGTGCGGCCCGACGGCGGACCGGCCCTGGGCCTCGAAGCCGCCCATTCCGCGCCGCGGATCCTCCACGCCGGCGGGGACGCGACCGGTGCCTGCATTGCCCGCGGCCTCGTCGCGGCCGTCCTGGAGCGCGCCGTCCTGGAACGCACGGTCCAGGGCCGGCTCCGGGTGGAGACCACCGCGTTCGTCACCGACCTCCTGACGGCACCCGAGGCAGGGCCCGAACCCGTTGCGCTGCCGGGCACCCTGTCACAGTCCGGCCTAACGCCGCCGACGCCGGCCCGGGTCACCGGTGTGGCGTATCTGGCCGGCGGCCGGCCCCAGGAGCTGGCTGCCGACGCCGTCCTCCTCGCCACCGGGGGTGCCGGCCGGCTTTTTGCCCGCACCAGCAATCCGGCCGTTGCCACCGCCGACGGCCTCGCCCTGGCCTGGCGCGCCGGCGCCGCGGTACGGGATCTCGAGTTCTTCCAGTTCCACCCCACCACCCTTGCCGCCGAGGAAATCCCGGGCGGCCCGCCTGCCCTGCTCATCTCCGAAGCTGTCCGCGGCGAGGGGGCGGTGCTCCTGGACTCCGCAGGCTACCGCTTCATGCCCGGCTACCACCCGGATGCCGAACTCGCCCCGCGCGACGTCGTCTCCCGCAGCATTGCCCTGCACCTGGCCGCCGCGGGGGCCGCACCGGACAGCCCGGTCTACCTGGATGCCCGGGGCATCGAGGCGGCCCGCGGCGCGGGCTTCCTTCTCCGGCGGTTCCCGACCATCACGGCGGCCACCCGGGCTGCCGGCTATGACTGGACCACCGAGCCGATCCCCGTGTCTCCGGCGGCCCACTACTGGATGGGCGGGGTGTGCACCGACCTGTGGGGCCGCACGTCCGTTCCGGGCCTGTATGCCGCCGGCGAGGTAGCCCGCACGGGCGCCCAGGGCGCCAACCGGCTGGCGAGCAACTCGCTGCTGGAGGGCCTCGTGTTCGGCCGTCGCGCCGTCGAGGACTTCCTGCACGCACCCGTACCGGACACGGCCTGGCTGACACCGGCTTGCGGGGACGTCCACCCGGGCAGCCTTGTCCTGCCCGTGGCAGTTTCTCCGGAAGCTGGCGCCGCGAGCGCACCGGGCGCACCCGGTGCATCGGCGGCGCCGTTCAGCCGAGCGGCCCTCGGCCGGCTCATGACCTCCGCGGCAGGAGTCACGCGCACCGGAACCGAGCTCGACGCCGCCGCGGCCCAGCTGGCGCAGTGGGCCACAGACCTTGAAACTGCAGACCTTGGAAACAGTGTCCGCGCCGGCCGCAGCGTCTGGCTCAGCCAGGATGCCCATGAGGACCGGAACCTGCTGCTGGCCGCTCGACTCCTCGTCACGGCGGCCCGGCAGCGCACGCAATCAGTCGGCGCCCACTACCGGGCAGATTCAGCCGTGATGGCCGGCACCGCCGGGCCTGCGGACACTGCCGTGTTGGCCGAGGCCGGTTATGCCGGCCCCGCCCATCCGAACCGCACGGCACAACCGGCCGGGACCGCAGGGCAGTCCGGTCCCGCATCATTGACCTCCGGCCGCCGGCATCCGGCCGCCGCCCGCTCCATGCAAAGGATCTAG
- the nadA gene encoding quinolinate synthase NadA: MSSVNTAIQLITREQAATMASAAASTCSPALARGPWDFDLAEALAGVPAYGPGASSADVAPAATPRQGQLPEEYKLASDAELDARIRAAKAALGDRAVVLGHFYQRDEVIEYADFVGDSFQLANAALTRPDAEAIIFCGVHFMAETADILSRPDQAVILPNLAAGCSMADMADIDSVTECWEQLEELFGTEPDADGRVPVIPVTYMNSSAALKGFCGEHGGIVCTSSNAATVLEWAFERGQRVLFFPDQHLGRNTAKAMGVPLEQMPMWNPRKDLGGNNEQALQDSRVILWHGFCSVHKRFNVGQIEKARAEFPGVQVIVHPECPMEVVDAADSAGSTDFIRKAIAAATEPTTFAVGTEINLVNRLAAEYPQHTIFCLDPVICPCSTMYRIHPGYLAWVLEALVRGEVVNRITVDEDVAAPAKVALERMLAARP; the protein is encoded by the coding sequence ATGAGCAGCGTCAACACGGCCATCCAGCTGATCACGCGCGAGCAGGCCGCCACCATGGCAAGCGCGGCAGCCAGCACCTGCAGCCCCGCCCTGGCCCGCGGGCCTTGGGACTTCGACCTCGCCGAGGCCCTCGCCGGAGTGCCCGCCTACGGCCCCGGCGCCTCCTCAGCCGACGTCGCCCCGGCGGCGACCCCTCGGCAGGGCCAGCTGCCGGAGGAGTACAAGCTGGCCAGCGACGCCGAACTCGACGCCCGGATCCGTGCCGCCAAAGCGGCGCTGGGGGACCGCGCCGTCGTGCTCGGGCACTTCTACCAGCGCGACGAAGTGATCGAATATGCCGACTTCGTGGGCGATTCCTTCCAGCTCGCCAATGCCGCGCTGACCCGGCCCGACGCCGAGGCCATCATCTTCTGCGGCGTGCACTTCATGGCCGAAACCGCTGACATCCTGTCCCGACCGGACCAGGCCGTGATCCTGCCCAACCTCGCAGCGGGCTGTTCCATGGCGGACATGGCGGACATCGACTCGGTCACCGAGTGCTGGGAGCAGCTGGAGGAGCTCTTCGGCACCGAGCCCGACGCCGACGGCCGGGTCCCCGTCATCCCGGTCACCTACATGAACTCCTCGGCCGCGCTCAAGGGCTTCTGCGGCGAGCACGGCGGCATCGTCTGCACGTCCTCGAACGCCGCCACGGTACTCGAATGGGCGTTCGAACGCGGCCAGCGTGTGCTGTTCTTCCCGGACCAGCACCTGGGCCGCAACACCGCGAAGGCCATGGGCGTGCCGCTGGAACAGATGCCCATGTGGAACCCGCGCAAGGACCTCGGCGGCAACAATGAGCAGGCGCTGCAGGACTCGCGCGTGATCCTCTGGCACGGTTTCTGCTCCGTCCACAAGCGCTTCAACGTCGGCCAGATCGAAAAGGCACGGGCCGAGTTCCCCGGCGTGCAGGTCATCGTGCACCCCGAATGCCCCATGGAGGTGGTCGACGCCGCAGACTCCGCCGGCTCCACCGACTTCATCCGCAAGGCCATCGCCGCCGCCACGGAGCCCACCACCTTCGCCGTCGGCACCGAGATCAACCTCGTCAACCGGCTGGCCGCGGAATACCCGCAGCACACCATCTTCTGCCTCGACCCGGTGATCTGCCCCTGCTCCACGATGTACCGCATCCACCCCGGCTACCTTGCCTGGGTCCTGGAAGCGCTCGTCCGGGGCGAAGTGGTCAACCGCATCACGGTGGATGAAGACGTCGCCGCACCGGCAAAGGTGGCACTCGAGCGCATGCTGGCGGCGCGGCCGTGA
- a CDS encoding NUDIX domain-containing protein, producing the protein MTVYTAAANVSERQLAPPSLAISTVIFALRPSERSGRPTLWIPLVRRIREPFKGLWALPGGPLTHAESLQDAASRNLRETTGLAPNYLEQLYAFGGLHRSPTQRVVSIVYWALVQPTEAALADESENVRWFRADRLGELAFDHNAIIDYALWRLRNKMAYGSIAYHLLGEYFTLAQVREVYEAVLDRELDPANFRRQVKATPEIEETDQYLQGGKHRPPRLYRFTGRPGLDPDNRSTP; encoded by the coding sequence ATGACCGTTTACACCGCAGCAGCCAACGTCTCGGAGCGCCAGCTCGCGCCGCCATCGCTGGCCATCTCCACGGTGATCTTCGCGCTGCGTCCCAGCGAGCGTTCCGGCCGGCCCACGCTCTGGATCCCGCTGGTGCGCCGCATCCGCGAACCGTTCAAGGGGCTCTGGGCGCTGCCCGGGGGGCCGCTCACGCACGCCGAGTCCCTCCAGGACGCCGCGTCGCGGAACCTGCGCGAAACCACGGGCCTCGCCCCGAACTACCTCGAGCAGCTCTACGCCTTCGGCGGCCTGCACCGTTCACCCACCCAGCGCGTCGTCTCGATCGTCTACTGGGCGCTGGTCCAGCCCACGGAGGCCGCGCTCGCGGACGAATCGGAGAACGTGCGCTGGTTCCGCGCCGACCGGCTCGGCGAGCTCGCCTTCGACCACAACGCCATCATCGACTACGCCCTGTGGCGGCTGCGCAACAAGATGGCCTACGGGTCCATCGCCTACCACCTGCTGGGCGAGTACTTCACCCTCGCCCAGGTCCGGGAAGTCTACGAGGCCGTCCTGGACCGCGAACTGGATCCCGCCAACTTCCGCCGGCAGGTCAAGGCCACGCCGGAAATCGAAGAAACCGATCAATACCTGCAGGGCGGCAAACACCGCCCGCCCCGCCTCTACCGCTTTACCGGCCGCCCCGGCCTTGACCCAGACAACAGGAGCACACCATGA
- a CDS encoding maleylpyruvate isomerase N-terminal domain-containing protein — MDAEDMDPEGMDAEAVRDCYAGAAQAFRDLTAQVHEHDWSRPALGEWDVRALTGHTSRALTTVETYLATPAAGKRVAGPVEYFLAVRGAASPSAIAQRGKETGDALGEDPAAAVREIVQRVTALLRNTPDDALVATPAGAMTLIDYLPTRVFELAVHTLDLARALELPPPASLAPAVAASLKLAGAIGARLPSAGELLLLITGRTGLPENLSVV, encoded by the coding sequence ATGGACGCAGAAGATATGGACCCGGAGGGTATGGACGCAGAAGCAGTCAGGGACTGTTACGCGGGAGCGGCCCAGGCGTTCCGGGACCTGACCGCGCAGGTGCACGAACACGACTGGTCACGGCCGGCCCTGGGCGAATGGGATGTCCGGGCACTGACCGGCCACACCAGCCGCGCCCTGACAACCGTGGAGACCTACCTCGCCACCCCGGCCGCCGGGAAGCGGGTGGCGGGTCCGGTGGAATACTTCCTGGCCGTCCGGGGCGCGGCCTCGCCCTCGGCGATCGCGCAGCGCGGCAAGGAAACCGGCGACGCCCTGGGCGAGGACCCGGCCGCAGCGGTGCGGGAGATTGTCCAACGCGTCACGGCCCTTCTCAGGAACACACCGGACGATGCCTTGGTGGCCACCCCCGCCGGGGCGATGACGCTCATTGACTACCTGCCGACCCGCGTCTTCGAGCTGGCCGTGCACACCCTGGACCTGGCGCGCGCCCTGGAGCTCCCGCCGCCCGCCTCCCTGGCCCCCGCGGTGGCCGCGTCCCTAAAACTCGCCGGAGCCATCGGCGCCCGGCTGCCGTCGGCCGGTGAGCTGCTGCTCCTGATCACCGGCCGGACCGGCCTGCCTGAAAACCTGAGCGTCGTTTAG